The following proteins are co-located in the Hevea brasiliensis isolate MT/VB/25A 57/8 chromosome 11, ASM3005281v1, whole genome shotgun sequence genome:
- the LOC110661930 gene encoding cysteine-rich receptor-like protein kinase 44 isoform X1, which translates to MDSSAKLLFSFCFIVLHLAAFTIAQPNFLRRSCSEIGNYTANSTYQINLNSLLSSIASNTVIDYGFYNLSVGQSQNQVNAIALCRGDVVLEDCRSCIRNSTVKILQVCPNQKEAIGFYDFCMLRFSNKSIFGVVERYPTFYMRNSNNVSSSELSQFNRVLQALLTTLRTEAASGNWTRKFATGNERSGFYTIYALMQCTPDLSQQECDDCLVGATAEIPISSSGKLGGRVIKPSCNLRFETYRFYDETFGSTPPTSPQQAPPAPVSPPAQAGKKSNKARTVVIIVVPTVSVVIFVICICFFLKLRKPKENVETVDKIESVESLQFDFGTVSVATKNFCEENKLGQGGFGAVYKGTLSNGQDIAVKRLSKNSGQGDLEFKNEVLLVAKLQHRNLVRLLGFCLERNERLLIYEFVPNTSLDHFIFDPIKGVHLDWERRYKIIGGIARGLLYLHEDSRLRIIHRDMKASNILLDVDMNPKISDFGMARLFVMDETQGNTSRIVGTYGYMAPEYAMHGQFSIKSDVFSYGVLLLEIVSGQKNNSFCNGENIEDLLSYAWKNWREGTCMNIINPALRAAGSTSEMIRCIHIGLLCVQENVGDRPTMASVVLMLNSYSLTLPIPSHPAFFMHTTESDISSSLGYNSELSRSRIEALPLSVNEASITELYPR; encoded by the exons ATGGATTCTTCAGCAAAACTTCTGTTTTCCTTCTGTTTCATAGTTCTGCACCTGGCAGCTTTTACAATTGCTCAGCCAAACTTCCTTCGCCGGTCCTGCTCTGAAATAGGAAACTACACAGCAAACAGTACCTACCAGATAAACCTCAACAGCCTCCTATCCTCCATTGCCTCCAACACCGTAATTGACTATGGATTTTACAATCTCTCTGTTGGTCAATCACAAAACCAAGTAAATGCAATTGCACTTTGTAGAGGAGATGTTGTGTTAGAGGACTGTCGAAGTTGTATCAGGAACTCTACTGTTAAGATCTTGCAGGTTTGTCCCAATCAGAAGGAAGCGATTGGATTTTACGATTTCTGCATGCTTCGATTCTCTAACAAATCCATATTCGGTGTAGTTGAACGATATCCTACTTTCTATATGAGGAATTCAAACAACGTATCGAGCTCAGAATTGAGTCAGTTCAATCGGGTACTACAAGCGTTATTGACCACACTTAGAACCGAAGCTGCATCTGGGAATTGGACTCGGAAATTTGCAACAGGAAATGAAAGATCAGGGTTTTATACAATTTATGCACTTATGCAATGCACTCCTGATTTATCTCAACAGGAGTGCGATGATTGCCTTGTTGGAGCTACTGCGGAGATTCCAATATCTAGCAGCGGCAAGCTAGGGGGGAGGGTAATAAAACCCAGTTGCAACCTTAGGTTTGAGACTTATCGTTTTTACGATGAAACTTTTGGCTCAACTCCTCCAACATCACCACAACAAGCACCACCCGCTCCGGTATCTCCTCCAGCGCAAGCAG GGAAAAAGAGCAACAAAGCAAGGACTGTCGTTATTATCGTTGTTCCAACCGTTAGCGTTGTGATATTTGTCATCTGTATCTGCTTCTTTTTAAAGCTTCGGAAGCCAAAGGAAAATGTTGAAA CTGTGGATAAAATAGAAAGCGTGGAGTCACTGCAATTCGATTTTGGGACTGTTAGCGTTGCAACAAAGAACTTCTGTGAGGAAAATAAGCTTGGGCAGGGTGGATTTGGTGCTGTTTACAAG GGTACACTTTCAAATGGACAAGACATAGCAGTCAAAAGACTTTCTAAAAATTCAGGACAAGGAGATCTGGAATTTAAAAACGAAGTCCTATTGGTAGCCAAGCTCCAGCACAGGAATTTAGTTAGGCTTTTGGGTTTTTGCTTGGAAAGAAATGAGAGGCTCCTTATCTATGAGTTTGTGCCTAACACTAGCCTTGATCATTTCATATTTG ATCCAATCAAGGGGGTACATCTAGATTGGGAGAGGCGTTACAAGATTATTGGAGGTATTGCTAGAGGACTTCTTTACCTTCACGAGGATTCTCGACTTCGAATAATTCATCGTGATATGAAAGCAAGCAATATTTTGCTAGATGTCGATATGAAtcctaaaatttcagattttggcaTGGCAAGATTATTTGTAATGGATGAAACTCAAGGCAATACAAGTAGAATTGTGGGAACTTA TGGCTATATGGCTCCAGAGTATGCAATGCATGGTCAATTTTCGATTAAATCAGACGTATTTAGTTATGGTGTGTTGTTACTAGAGATTGTAAGTGGGCAAAAGAATAATTCTTTCTGCAATGGAGAGAATATCGAGGATCTTTTGAGCTAT GCATGGAAAAATTGGAGAGAAGGGACATGTATGAATATTATAAATCCAGCTTTGAGAGCAGCAGGTTCAACAAGTGAAATGATTAGGTGCATACACATTGGACTGCTATGCGTTCAAGAAAATGTGGGTGATAGGCCAACAATGGCTTCAGTAGTTCTCATGCTAAACAGCTATTCCCTCACTCTACCAATACCCTCACATCCAGCATTTTTTATGCACACTACTGAATCAGATATCTCGTCTTCATTGGGGTATAATTCAGAGTTGTCAAGATCCAGGATTGAAGCTCTCCCCTTGTCAGTCAATGAGGCCTCAATTACCGAATTATATCCTCGATAA
- the LOC110661930 gene encoding cysteine-rich receptor-like protein kinase 44 isoform X2, translating to MRNSNNVSSSELSQFNRVLQALLTTLRTEAASGNWTRKFATGNERSGFYTIYALMQCTPDLSQQECDDCLVGATAEIPISSSGKLGGRVIKPSCNLRFETYRFYDETFGSTPPTSPQQAPPAPVSPPAQAGKKSNKARTVVIIVVPTVSVVIFVICICFFLKLRKPKENVETVDKIESVESLQFDFGTVSVATKNFCEENKLGQGGFGAVYKGTLSNGQDIAVKRLSKNSGQGDLEFKNEVLLVAKLQHRNLVRLLGFCLERNERLLIYEFVPNTSLDHFIFDPIKGVHLDWERRYKIIGGIARGLLYLHEDSRLRIIHRDMKASNILLDVDMNPKISDFGMARLFVMDETQGNTSRIVGTYGYMAPEYAMHGQFSIKSDVFSYGVLLLEIVSGQKNNSFCNGENIEDLLSYAWKNWREGTCMNIINPALRAAGSTSEMIRCIHIGLLCVQENVGDRPTMASVVLMLNSYSLTLPIPSHPAFFMHTTESDISSSLGYNSELSRSRIEALPLSVNEASITELYPR from the exons ATGAGGAATTCAAACAACGTATCGAGCTCAGAATTGAGTCAGTTCAATCGGGTACTACAAGCGTTATTGACCACACTTAGAACCGAAGCTGCATCTGGGAATTGGACTCGGAAATTTGCAACAGGAAATGAAAGATCAGGGTTTTATACAATTTATGCACTTATGCAATGCACTCCTGATTTATCTCAACAGGAGTGCGATGATTGCCTTGTTGGAGCTACTGCGGAGATTCCAATATCTAGCAGCGGCAAGCTAGGGGGGAGGGTAATAAAACCCAGTTGCAACCTTAGGTTTGAGACTTATCGTTTTTACGATGAAACTTTTGGCTCAACTCCTCCAACATCACCACAACAAGCACCACCCGCTCCGGTATCTCCTCCAGCGCAAGCAG GGAAAAAGAGCAACAAAGCAAGGACTGTCGTTATTATCGTTGTTCCAACCGTTAGCGTTGTGATATTTGTCATCTGTATCTGCTTCTTTTTAAAGCTTCGGAAGCCAAAGGAAAATGTTGAAA CTGTGGATAAAATAGAAAGCGTGGAGTCACTGCAATTCGATTTTGGGACTGTTAGCGTTGCAACAAAGAACTTCTGTGAGGAAAATAAGCTTGGGCAGGGTGGATTTGGTGCTGTTTACAAG GGTACACTTTCAAATGGACAAGACATAGCAGTCAAAAGACTTTCTAAAAATTCAGGACAAGGAGATCTGGAATTTAAAAACGAAGTCCTATTGGTAGCCAAGCTCCAGCACAGGAATTTAGTTAGGCTTTTGGGTTTTTGCTTGGAAAGAAATGAGAGGCTCCTTATCTATGAGTTTGTGCCTAACACTAGCCTTGATCATTTCATATTTG ATCCAATCAAGGGGGTACATCTAGATTGGGAGAGGCGTTACAAGATTATTGGAGGTATTGCTAGAGGACTTCTTTACCTTCACGAGGATTCTCGACTTCGAATAATTCATCGTGATATGAAAGCAAGCAATATTTTGCTAGATGTCGATATGAAtcctaaaatttcagattttggcaTGGCAAGATTATTTGTAATGGATGAAACTCAAGGCAATACAAGTAGAATTGTGGGAACTTA TGGCTATATGGCTCCAGAGTATGCAATGCATGGTCAATTTTCGATTAAATCAGACGTATTTAGTTATGGTGTGTTGTTACTAGAGATTGTAAGTGGGCAAAAGAATAATTCTTTCTGCAATGGAGAGAATATCGAGGATCTTTTGAGCTAT GCATGGAAAAATTGGAGAGAAGGGACATGTATGAATATTATAAATCCAGCTTTGAGAGCAGCAGGTTCAACAAGTGAAATGATTAGGTGCATACACATTGGACTGCTATGCGTTCAAGAAAATGTGGGTGATAGGCCAACAATGGCTTCAGTAGTTCTCATGCTAAACAGCTATTCCCTCACTCTACCAATACCCTCACATCCAGCATTTTTTATGCACACTACTGAATCAGATATCTCGTCTTCATTGGGGTATAATTCAGAGTTGTCAAGATCCAGGATTGAAGCTCTCCCCTTGTCAGTCAATGAGGCCTCAATTACCGAATTATATCCTCGATAA
- the LOC110661931 gene encoding cysteine-rich receptor-like protein kinase 44 has product MNCRARGQIMAIDSLRLHFFFSCFFSLFKVVPSALQGSIPFYDCSDIGNYTTNSTYQTNLRTLLSILPSQPNEDNFRFYYLSFGQFQDKVNVIAFCRGDIAADACRSCVRASAHNISEVCPREKEAFEYVDDCQLRYSNKTLFGVVENEPTVYYTHPQFVSSSDGIQFNSEVERLLKRLRIRAASADSKFATGKATVNSQTIYALTQCSPGLSKQQCDDCLAMAIGEIRNCCLGNIGGTVLRPSCNFRFNPYMFYTPTADTLPPESSPPPVSPPPREGKHHKKSAVIIVISVVITTILIISSCIFLRARKTRRKPKNVNEIRLAESLQFDLGIIRIATDDFSDANKLGQGGFGVVYKGRLFNGQDVAVKRLSRDSGQGNREFENEILLVAKLQHRNLVRLLGFCLEGNERLLIYEFVPNGSLDHFIFDPIKRAQLDWETRYKITRGIARGILYLHEDSQLRIIHRDLKASNILLDEEMSPKISDFGMARLFAMDQTQGETSTIIGTYGYMAPEYAMHGHFSIKSDVFSFGVLLLEIISGRKNICFRNGKQVENLMSFAWRNWEEGTIANLIDPYLKDGSTSKIQRLIHIGLLCIQKNITQRPTMASVIIMLHSSSRHLQMPSPPAYPPPATIDSNMATEINWIVNRSSDQCGSSEMSINDVSISELYPR; this is encoded by the exons ATGAATTGCAGGGCGAGAGGCCAGATTATGGCAATAGATTCTTTAAGATTGCATTTCTTCTTTTCTTGCTTCTTCTCACTGTTCAAAGTCGTCCCCAGTGCCCTGCAAGGATCCATCCCTTTTTATGACTGCTCGGATATCGGTAACTACACCACCAATAGTACCTACCAAACAAATCTCAGAACCCTCTTATCCATCCTCCCTTCTCAGCCCAACGAAGATAATTTCAGGTTTTACTATCTCTCTTTCGGCCAATTCCAGGATAAGGTTAATGTGATTGCGTTTTGTAGAGGAGATATTGCAGCAGATGCCTGTCGAAGCTGTGTCCGTGCATCTGCACACAATATTTCAGAGGTCTGTCCACGGGAAAAGGAAGCATTTGAATATGTGGATGATTGTCAGCTACGATATTCTAACAAAACGTTATTCGGTGTGGTTGAAAATGAACCTACTGTATATTATACCCACCCACAATTTGTCTCATCATCAGATGGAATTCAGTTCAACTCGGAAGTGGAAAGATTACTCAAAAGACTGAGGATAAGAGCTGCCTCTGCGGACAGTAAGTTTGCAACAGGAAAGGCAACTGTGAACTCTCAAACAATATATGCGCTTACCCAGTGCTCTCCTGGTTTGTCCAAGCAGCAATGCGATGACTGTTTGGCTATGGCCATTGGAGAGATTCGAAATTGTTGCTTAGGGAATATAGGAGGAACAGTGCTTAGACCCAGCTGCAATTTCAGGTTTAACCCATATATGTTCTATACACCTACTGCTGACACACTACCACCGGAATCATCCCCACCGCCAGTATCTCCTCCGCCGAGAGAAG GAAAGCATCATAAGAAATCTGCTGTCATCATTGTCATTTCAGTAGTAATTACTACCATATTAATAATTTCCAGTTGCATCTTTTTAAGAGCAAGGAAAACAAGGCGAAAACCTAAAA atgTGAATGAAATTAGACTTGCTGAATCCTTGCAATTCGATTTGGGCATCATTAGAATTGCAACAGATGACTTTTCTGATGCGAACAAGCTTGGACAAGGGGGATTTGGAGTTGTTTACAAG GGTAGACTTTTCAATGGACAAGACGTAGCTGTAAAAAGGTTATCTAGAGATTCTGGacaaggaaatagagaatttgaGAATGAGATTCTACTAGTAGCTAAACTTCAACATAGGAATTTAGTCAGGCTACTAGGTTTCTGCTTGGAAGGAAACGAGAGGCTTCTAATCTATGAGTTTGTGCCCAATGGAAGCCTTGACCATTTCATATTTG ATCCTATCAAGCGTGCACAATTGGATTGGGAAACACGATACAAAATTACAAGAGGCATTGCTCGAGGTATTCTTTACCTCCATGAAGATTCTCAACTCCGAATTATTCATCGTGATCTCAAAGCTAGCAATATTTTATTAGATGAAGAGATGAGTCCTAAAATTTCAGATTTCGGCATGGCAAGGTTGTTTGCTATGGATCAAACGCAGGGGGAGACAAGTACCATTATAGGAACCTA TGGATACATGGCTCCAGAGTATGCAATGCATGGGCACTTCTCAATTAAATCAGATGTTTTTAGCTTTGGTGTATTACTCTTAGAGATCATAAGTGGTCGGAAAAATATTTGTTTCCGTAATGGAAAACAAGTAGAGAATCTTATGAGCTTT GCTTGGAGGAACTGGGAGGAGGGGACAATCGCAAATCTCATAGATCCCTACTTGAAAGATGGCTCAACAAGTAAAATTCAGAGATTAATCCATATAGGTTTATTATGCATTCAAAAAAATATAACCCAGAGACCAACCATGGCTTCAGTTATTATCATGCTTCATAGTTCTTCTCGCCATCTCCAAATGCCCTCACCACCTGCATATCCGCCACCGGCCACCATTGACTCAAACATGGCAACGGAGATAAATTGGATAGTGAATAGGTCATCAGATCAGTGCGGATCTTCGGAAATGTCAATTAATGATGTTTCAATTAGTGAGTTATATCCTCGCTAA